The sequence GTTTCTGTCTTTTGTTGAATCTTTTTCATGGCTCGATAGAGAATTTGATAAGCCAATGATTTTTTTCCGTGTTTCAGAATACGGTTAACCAACATGTTAACTAATCGATTACGATAAATTGGATCGGATTTTGCAGTTTTTTCTTCTGCAGTACCTCGACGTGACATGAGCGTGCAAGGGATTCTCAAGAATCAGTTTTCCTTTTATAAGGGCTAATAAAATCATTTATTTTGGCTTTTTGACCCCATATTGTAGGGTGGATCTCGAAAGATATGAAAGACCTCCCTCCAAGCCGTACATACGACTTTCATCGAATACGGCTTTCCACAGAATTCTATATGTATCTATGAGATTGAGTATGGAATTCTGTTTACTCACTTTAAATTGAGTATCCGTTTCCCTCCTTTTCCTGCTAGGATTGGAAATCCTGTATTTTCCATATCCATACGATTGAGTCCTTGGGTTTCCGAAATAGTGTAAAAAGAAGTGCTTCGAATCATTGCTATTTGACTCGGACCTGCTCTAAAAAAGTCGAGGCATTTCGAATTGTTTGTTGACACGGATAAAGTCAAGGAAAACCTCTGAAATTATTCCAATATTGGACCTTGGACATAGAATAGTTCCGAATCGAATCTCTTTAAAAAGAAGATCTTTTGTCTCATGGTAGCCTGCTTCAGTCCCCTTACGAAACTTTCGTTATTGGGTTAGCCATACACTTTACATGTTTCTAGCAATTCACATGGCATCATCAAATGATACAAGTCTTGGATAAGAATCTACAACGCACTAGAACGCCCTTGTTGACGATCCTTTACTCCGACAGCATCTAGGGTTCCTCGAACAATGTGATATCTCACACCGGGTAAATCCTTAACCCTTCCCCCTCTTACTAAGACTACAGAATGTTCTTGTGAATTATGGCCAATACCAGGTATATAAGCAGTGATTTCAAATCCAGAGGTTAATCGTACTCTGGCAACTTTACGTAAGGCAGAGTTTGGTTTTTTGGGGGTGATAGTGGAAAAGTTGACAGATAAGTCACCCTTACTGCCACTCTACAGAACCGTACATGAGATTTTCACCTCATACGGCTCCTCGTTCAATTCTTTCGAAGTCATTGGACCCTTTTCATCGGTCGAGAAGCTCCTCCCTTCATCCACTCAGTCCCGAAGAGTAACTAGGACAAATTCAGTCACGTTTTCATGTTCCAATTGAACACTTTCCTTTTTTGATTATTCTCAAAGGAGAAGATTCTTCTTTTTACCAAACATATGCGGATCCAATCACGATCTTATAATAAGAATAAGAACAAGAGATCTTTTTCGATCAATCCCTTTGCCCCTCATTCTTCGAGAATCAGAAAGATTTTTTTCAAGTTTGAATTTGTTCATTTGGAATCTGGGCTCTTCTTTATTTATTATTTATTTATTTTATTATTTTATTTATTATTTTTCCCTCTCTTTTCTTTTTTTATTCCCTTCCGTCATTCCTTAAGTCCCATAGGTTTGATCCTGTAGAATCTGACCCACTTTCTCATTGAGCGAAGGGTACGAAATAAATCAGATTGATTTTTCGATCAAAAGTACTATGTGAAATCTTCGGTTTTTTCCTCTTTCGCTACCCCTTACAGCGTTTGAATCAATAGAGAACCTTTTCTTCTCTATCTGTATGAATCGATATTATTACATTCCAATTCCTTCCCGACACCTCCCAAGGAAAATCCTGAATTGGATCCCAAATTGACGGGTTAGTGTGAGCTTATCCATGCGGTTATGCACTCTTCGAATAGGAATCCATTTTCTGAAAGATCCTGGCTTTCGTGCTTTGGTGGGTCTCCGAGATCCTTTCAATGACTTATGTTGTGTTGAAAGGATATCTATATGATCCGATCGATTGCGTAAGGCACGCGGTAGCAACGGAACCGGGGAAAGTATACAGAAAAGACAGTTCTTTTCTATTCTATTAGTATTAGATTAGGATTAGTTAGTATTAGATTAGTATTAGTTAGTGATCCCGGCTCAGTGAGTCCTTTCTTCCGGGATGAACTGTTGGTACCAGTCCTACATTTTGTCTCTGTGGACCGAGGAGAAATCCGCCTCTTTCAAATATACAACATGGATTCTGGCAATTCAATGGAGTTGGACTCTCATGTCGATCCGAATGAATCATCCTTTCCACGGAGGTAAATCTTTGCCTGCTAGGCAAGAGGATAGCAAGTTACAAATTCTGTCTCGGTAGGATATACATGTATTTTATTTCTATTACTATGAAATTCATAAATGAAGTAGTTAATAAATGAAATAAAATAGTTAAGGGTGGGGTTACCATTATCCTTTTTGTAGTGATGAATCTTGTATGTGTTCCTAAGAAAAGGAATTTGTCCATTTTTCGGGGTCTCAAAGGGGCGTGGAAACACATAAGAACTCTTGAATGGAAATGGAAAAGAGATGTAACTCCAGTTCCTTCGGAAATGGTAAGATCTTTGGCGCAAGAAGAAGGGGTTGATCCGTATCATCTTGACTTGGTTCTGATTTCTCTATTTTTTTAAGAATACCGATTTAAGAATACCGAGTCGGGGTCTTCTCCTATCTGTATCGAATAGAACATGCTGAGCCAAATCTTCTTCATGTAAAACCTGCTTTATTTAGATCGGGAAAATCATATGCTTTTTTGAAACCATGTGCTATGGCTCGAATCCGTAGTCAATCCTATTTTCGATAGGAGCAGTTGACAATTGAATCCAATTTTCCCATTATTTTCGTATCCGTAATAGTGCGAAAAGAGGGCCCGACTCCAAGTTGTTCAAGAATAGTGGCGTTGAGTTTCTCGACCCTTTGACTTAGGATTAGTCAGTTCTATTTCTCGATGGGGGCAAGGGAAGGGATATAACTCAGCGGTAGAGTGTCACCTTGACGTGGTGGAAGTCATCAGTTCGAGCCTGATTATCCCTAAACCCAATGTGAGTTTTTCTATTTTGACTTGCTCACCCTCCGCCGTGATCGAATGAGAATGGATAAGAGGCTCGTGGGATTGACGTGAGGGGGTAGGGATGGCTATATTTCTTGGAGCGAACTCTAAGCGAATATGAAGCGCATGGATACAAGCCTTGAAATGAAAGACAATTCCGAATCAGCTTTGTCTACGAACAAGGAAGCTATAAGTAATGCAACTAAGAATCTCATGGAGAGTTCGATCCTGGCTCAGGATGAACGCTGGCGGCATGCTTAACACATGCAAGTCGGACGGGAAGTGGTGTTTCCAGTGGCGGACGGGTGAGTAACGCGTAAGAACCTGCCCTTGGGAGGGGAACAACAGCTGGAAACGGCTGCTAATACCCCGTAGGCTGAGGAGCAAAAGGAGGAATCCGCCCGAGGAGGGGCTCGCGTCTGATTAGCTAGTTGGTGAGGCAATAGCTTACCAAGGCGATGATCAGTAGCTGGTCCGAGAGGATGATCAGCCACACTGGGACTGAGACACGGCCCAGACTCCTACGGGAGGCAGCAGTGGGGAATTTTCCGCAATGGGCGAAAGCTTGACGGAGCAATGCCGCGTGGAGGTAGAAGGCCTACGGGTCGTGAACTTCTTTTCCCGGAGAAGAAGCAATGACGGTATCTGGGGAATAAGCATCGGCTAACTCTGTGCCAGCAGCCGCGGTAATACAGAGGATGCAAGCGTTATCCGGAATGATTGGGCGTAAAGCGTCTGTAGGTGGCTTTTTAAGTCCGCCGTCAAATCCCAGGGCTCAACCCTGGACAGGCGGTGGAAACTGCCAAGCTGGAGTACGGTAGGGGCAGAGGGAATTTCCGGTGGAGCGGTGAAATGCGTAGAGATCGGAAAGAACACCAACGGTGAAAGCACTCTGCTGGGCCGACACTGACACTGAGAGACGAAAGCTAGGGGAGCGAATGGGATTAGATACCCCAGTAGTCCTAGCCGTAAACGATGGATACTGGGCGCTGTGCGTATCGACCCGTGCAGTGCTGTAGCTAACGCGTTAAGTATCCCGCCTGGGGAGTACGTTCGCAAGAATGAAACTCAAAGGAATTGACGGGGGCCCGCACAAGCGGTGGAGCATGTGGTTTAATTCGATGCAAAGCGAAGAACCTTACCAGGGCTTGACATGCCGCGAATCCTCTTGAAAGAGAGGGGTGCCTTCGGGAACGCGGACACAGGTGGTGCATGGCTGTCGTCAGCTCGTGCCGTAAGGTGTTGGGTTAAGTCCCGCAACGAGCGCAACCCTCGTGTTTAGTTGCCACCGTTGAGTTTGGAACCCTGAACAGACTGCCGGTGATAAGCCGGAGGAAGGTGAGGATGACGTCAAGTCATCATGCCCCTTATGCCCTGGGCGACACACGTGCTACAATGGCCGGGACAAAGGGTCGCGATCCCGCGAGGGTGAGCTAACTCCAAAAACCCGTCCTCAGTTCGGATTGCAGGCTGCAACTCGCCTGCATGAAGCCGGAATCGCTAGTAATCGCCGGTCAGCCATACGGCGGTGAATTCGTTCCCGGGCCTTGTACACACCGCCCGTCACACTATGGGAGCTGGCCATGCCCGAAGTCGTTACCTTAACCGCAAGGGGGGGGATGCCGAAGGCAGGGCTAGTGACTGGAGTGAAGTCGTAACAAGGTAGCCGTACTGGAAGGTGCGGCTGGATCACCTCCTTTTCAGGGAGAGGTAATGCTTGTTGGGTATTTTGGTTTGACACTGCTTCACACCCAAAAAGAAAGGAGCTGCGTATGAGTTAAACTTGTCGACGGAAGTCTTCTTTCGTTTCTCGACGGTGAAGTAAGACCAAGCTCATGAGCTTATTATCCTAGGTCGGAACAAGTTGATAGGATCCCCTTTTTTACGCCCCCGTGTCCCTCCCGCGCGGCGACATGGGGACGTAAAAAGGAAAGAGAGGGATGGGGTTTCTCTCTCTTTTGGCATAGCGGGCCCCCGGCGGGAGGCCCGCACGACGGGCTATTAGCTCAGTGGTAGAGCGCGCCCCTGATAATTGCGTCGTTGTGCCTGGGCTGTGAGGGCTCTCAGCCACATGGATAGTTCAATGTGCTCATCAGCGCCTGACCCTGAGATGTGGATCATCCAAGGCACATTAGCATGGCGTACTTCTCCTGTTCGAACCGGGGTTTGAAACCAAACTTCTCCTCAGGAGGATAGATGGGGCGATTCAGGTGAGATCCAATGTAGATCCAACTTTCTATTCACTCGTGGGATCCGGGCGGTCCGGGGGGGACCACCATGGCTCCTCTCTTCTCGAGAATCCATACATCCCTTATCAGTGTATGGACAGCTATCTCTCGAGCACAGGTTTAGGTTCGGCCTCAATGGGAAAATAAAATGGAGCACCTAACAACGTATCTTCACAGACCAAGAACTACGAGATCGCCCCTTTCATTCTGGGGCGACGGAGGGATCGTACCATTCGAGCCTTTTTTTTCATGCTTTTCCCGGAGGTCTGGAGAAAGCTGCAATCAATAGGATTTTCCTAACCCTCCCTTCCCGAAAGGAAGAACGTGAAATTCTTTTTCCTTTCCGCAGGGACCAGGAGATTGGATCTAGCCGTAAGAAGAATACTTGGCTGATAAATAACTCACTTCTTGGTCTTCGACCCCCTCAGTCACTACGAACGCCCCCGATCAGTGCAATGGGATGTGTTTATTTATCTATCTCTTGACTCGAAATGGGAGCAGGTTTGAAAAAGGATCTTAGAGTGTCTAAGGTGGGGCCCGGAGGGTCTCTTAACGCCTTCTTTTTTCTTCTCATCGGAGTTATTTCAAAAAGACTTGCCATGGTAAGGAAGAAGGGGGGAACAAGCACACTTGGAGAGCGCAGTACACCGGAGAGTTGTATGCTGCGTTCGGGAAGGATGAATCGCTCCCGAAAAGGAATCTATTGATTCTCTCCCAATTGGTTGGACCGTAGGTGCGATGATTTACTTCACGGGCGAGGTCTCTGGTTCAAGTCCAGGATGGCCCAGCTGCGCCAAAGAAAAGAAAAGAATAGAAGAAGCATCTGACTCCTTCATACATGCTCCACTTGGCTCGGGGGGATATAGCTCAGTTGGTAGAGCTCCGCTCTTGCAATTGGGTCGTTGCGATTACGGGTTGGATGTCTAATTGTCCAGGCGGTAATGATAGTATCTTGTACCTGAACCGGTGGCTCACTTTTTCTAAGTAATGGGGAAGAGGAACGAAACATGCCACTGAAAGACTCTACTGAGACAAAGATAGGCTGTCAAGAACGTAGAGGAGGTAGGATGGGCAGTTGGTCAGATCTAGTATGGATCGTACATGGACGATAGTTGGAGTCGGCGGCTCTCCTAGGGTTCCCTCATCTGGGATCCCTGGGGAAGAGGATCAAGTTGGCCCTTGCGAACAGCTTGATGCACTATCCTCCTTCAACCCTTTAGCGAAATGCGGAAAAAGGAAGGAAAATCCATGGACCGACCCCATCGTCTCCACCCCGTAGGAACTACGAGATCGCCCCAAGGACGCCTTCGGCATCCAGGGGTCGCGGACCGACCATAGAACCCTGTTCAATAAGTGGAACGCATTAGCTGTCCGCTCTCAGGTTGGGCAGTAAGGGTCGGAGAAGGGCAATCACTCATTCTTAAAACCAGCATTCTTAAGACCAAAAAGTGGGGCGGAAAGGGGGGGGAAAGCTCCCCGTTCCTGGGTTTCCTGTAGCTGGATCCTCCGGAACCACAAGAATCCTTAGTTAGAATGGGATTCCAACTCAGCACCTTTTGAGATTTTGAGAAGAGTTGCTCTTTGGAGAGCACAGTACGATGAAAGTTGTAAGCTGTGTTCGGGGGGGAGTTATTGTCTATCGTCGGCCTCTATGGTAGAATCAGTCGGGGGCCCGAGAGGCGGTGGTTTACCCTGTGGCGGATGTCAGCGGTTCGAGTCCGCTTATCTCCAACTCGTGAGCTTAGTCGGTACAAAGCTATACGATAGCACCCAATTTTTCCGATTCGGCAGTTCGATCTATGATTTATCATTCATGGACGTTGATAAGATCCTTCCATTTAGCAGCACCTTAGGATGGCATAGCCTTAAAGTTAAGGGCGAGGTTCAAACGAGGAAAGGCTTACGGTGGATACCTAGGCACCCAGAGACGAGGAAGGGCGTAGTAAGCGACGAAATGCTTCGGGGAGTTGAAAATAAGCGTAGATCCGGAGATTCCCGAATAGGTTAACCTTTCAAACTGCTGCCGAATCCATGGGCAGGCAAGAGACAACCTGGCGAACTGAAACATCTTAGTAACCAGAGGAAAAGAAAGCAAAAGCGATTCCCGTAGTAGCGGCGAGCGAAATGGGAGCAGCCTAAACCGTGAAAACGGGGTTGTGGGAGAGCAATACAAGCGTCGTGCTGCTAGGCGAAGCGGTGGAGTGCTGCACCCTAGATGGAGAGAGTCCAGTAGCCGAAAGCATCACTAGCTTACGCTCTGACCCGAGTAGCATGGGGCACGTGGAATCCCGTGTGAATCAGCAAGGACCACCTTGCAAGGCTAAATACTCCTGGGTGACCGATAGCGAAGTAGTACCGTGAGGGAAGGGTGAAAAGAACCCCCATCGGGGAGTGAAATAGAACATGAAACCGTAAGCTCCCAAGCAGTGGGAGGAGCCCGGGGCTCTGACCGCGTGCCTGTTGAAGAATGAGCCGGCGACTCATAGGCAGTGGCTTGGTTAAGGGAACCCACCGGAGCCGTAGCGAAAGCGAGTCTTCATAGGGCAATTGTCACTGCTTATGGACCCGAACCTGGGTGATCTATCCATGACCAGGATGAAGCTTGGGTGAAACTAAGTGGAGGTCCGAACCGACTGATGTTGAAGAATCAGCGGATGAGTTGTGGTTAGGGGTGAAATGCCACTCGAACCCAGAGCTAGCTGGTTCTCCCCGAAATGCGTTGAGGCGCAGCAGTTGACTGGACATCTAGGGGTAAAGCACTGTTTCGGTGCGGGCCGCGAGAGCGGTACCAAATCGAGGCAAACTCTGAATACTAGATATGACCTCAAAATAACAGGGGTCAAGGTCGGCCAGTGAGACGGTGGGGGATAAGCTTCATCGTCGAGAGGGAAACAGCCCGGATCACCAGCTAAGGCCCCTAAATGACCGCTCAGTGATAAAGGAGGTAGGGGTGCAGAGACAGCCAGGAGGTTTGCCTAGAAGCAGCCACCCTTGAAAGAGTGCGTAATAGCTCACTGATCGAGCGCTCTTGCGCCGAAGATGAACGGGGCTAAGCGATCTGCCGAAGCTGTGGGATGTAAAAATGCATCGGTAGGGGAGCGTTCCGCTTAGAGGGAAGCACCCGCGCGAGCGGGGGTGGACGAAGCGGAAGCGAGAATGTCGGCTTGAGTAACGCAAACATTGGTGAGAATCCAATGCCCCGAAAACCTAAGGGTTCCTCCGCAAGGTTCGTCCACGGAGGGTGAGTCAGGGCCTAAGATCAGGCCGAAAGGCGTAGTCGATGGACAACAGGCGAATATTCCTGTACTACCCCTTGTTGGTCCCGAGGGACGGAGGAGGCTAGGTTAGCCGAAAGATGGTTATCGGTTCAAGGACGCACGGTGTCCCTGTTTTTTCAGGGTAAGAAGGGGTAGAGAAAATGCCTCGAGCCAATGTTCGAGTACCAGGCGCTACGGCGCTGAAGTAACCCATGCCATACTCCCAGGAAAAGCTCGAACGACCTTCAACAAAAGGGTACCTGTACCCGAAACCGACACAGGTGGGTAGGTAGAGAATACCTAGGGGCGCGAGACAACTCTCTCTAAGGAACTCGGCAAAATAGCCCCGTAACTTCGGGAGAAGGGGTGCCTCCTCACAAAGGGGGTCGCAGTGACCAGGCCCGGGCGACTGTTTACCAAAAACACAGGTCTCCGCAAAGTCGTAAGACCATGTATGGGGGCTGACGCCTGCCCAGTGCCGGAAGGTCAAGGAAGTTGGTGACCTGATGACAGGGGAGCCGGCGACCGAAGCCCCGGTGAACGGCGGCCGTAACTATAACGGTCCTAAGGTAGCGAAATTCCTTGTCGGGTAAGTTCCGACCCGCACGAAAGGCGTAACGATCTGGGCACTGTCTCGGAGAGAGGCTCGGTGAAATAGACATGTCTGTGAAGATGCGGACTACCTGCACCTGGACAGAAAGACCCTATGAAGCTTCACTGTTCCCTGGGATTGGCTTTGGGCCTTTCCTGCGCAGCTTAGGTGGAAGGCGAAGAAGGCCCCCTTCGGGGGGGGTCCGAGCCGTCAGTGAGATACCACTCTGGAAGAGCTAGAATTCTAACCTTGTGTCAGGACCTACGGGCCAAGGGACAGTCTCAGGTAGACAGTTTCTATGGGGCGTAGGCCTCCCAAAAGGTAACGGAGGCGTGCAAAGGTTTCCTCGGGCCGGACGGAGATTGGCCCTCGAGTGCAAAGGCAGAAGGGAGCTTGACTGCAAGACCCACCCGTCGAGCAGGGACGAAAGTCGGCCTTAGTGATCCGACGGTGCCGAGTGGAAGGGCCGTCGCTCAACGGATAAAAGTTACTCTAGGGATAACAGGCTGATCTTCCCCAAGAGCTCACATCGACGGGAAGGTTTGGCACCTCGATGTCGGCTCTTCGCCACCTGGGGCTGTAGTATGTTCCAAGGGTTGGGCTGTTCGCCCATTAAAGCGGTACGTGAGCTGGGTTCAGAACGTCGTGAGACAGTTCGGTCCATATCCGGTGTGGGCGTTAGAGCATTGAGAGGACCTTTCCCTAGTACGAGAGGACCGGGAAGGACGCACCTCTGGTGTACCAGTTATTGTGCCCACGGTAAACGCTGGGTAGCCAAGTGCGGAGCGGATAACTGCTGAAAGCATCTAAGTAGTAAGCCCACCCCAAGATGAGTGCTCTCCTATTCCGACTTCCCCAGAGCCTCCGGTAGCACAGCCGAGACAGCGACGGGTTCTCTGCCCCTGCGGGGATGGAGCGACAGAAGTTTTGAGAATTCAAGAGAAGGTCACGGCGAGACGAGCCGTTTATCATTACGATAGGTGTCAAGTGGAAGTGCAGTGATGTATGCAGCTGAGGCATCCTAACAGACCGGTAGACTTGAACCTTGTTCCTACATGACCCGATCAATTCGATCAGGTACTCGCCATCTATTTTTATTGTTCAACTCTTTGACAACATGAAAAAAAAACCAAAAGCTCCGCCCTCCCTCTCTATCGATCCAAGTGATGGAAGGGCAGAGGCCTTTGGTGTCCCCTCCAGTCAAGAATTGGGGCCTCACAATCACTAGCCAATATGCTTTTCTCTCATGCCTTTCTTCGTTCATGGTTCGATATTCTGGTGTCCTAGGCGTAGAGGAACCACACCAATCCATCCCGAACTTGGTGGTTAAACTCTACTGCGGTGAAGATACTGTAGGGGAGGTCCTGCGGAAAAATAGCTCGACGCCAGGATGATAAAAAGCTTAACACCTCTCATTCTTATTACTTTTTCAATATGAAAAAAAAAAAATGAAAAGGTCGTCTTATTCAAAACCCCAATTATGAAATCCCCTCTCTCCCACTTCACGCCTCGGAACGCACCGTTCTTATAGAGAAAGAGGCGCTTTCGCATCTTCTTAACCCGAAATGAAATGGCTGGGGAGAGGAAAGGTTCCTTTTTTAGGGTATTCCGGGGAACAGATCCAGTGGAGACGAGGTGGGGCCTGTAGCTCAGAGGATTAGAGCACGTGGCTACGAACCACGGTGTCGGGGGTTCGAATCCCTCCTCGCCCACAACCGGCCAAAAAGGGAAGGACCCTTCCCTCTGGAGGTAGGAAAATCATGATCGGGATAGCGGATCCAAAGCTATGGAACTTGGGTGTGGGTCTTTTGTCGAAATAGAATGGCCTTACTTTTTCTTCTTTTTCTTTTTATTTCTTTTTTTTTTTTTTATTTATATTAATTTTTTATTTATATTAAATTTAATTAAATTTAAAATTTTAAAATAAATTTTTTTGTATCGTTAATGTTGAATCTTTCCATATAGTATGTCTGGACCGAATCAGCATATTTTTTTTTTACGCCCCGTAACTCTTCCTCAGCCAGGCTTGGGCAGAATAGCAGAGCAAGTACAAGTATTAGTAGCATAGCAAAAATGTGTTCTTCGTCATTAAATTCATATGTTTGCTCGCGGTAATTGTGGCCTCGTGGGAGAATCGATGACTGCATCTTTGGTGCACTTGCTAGTACTAGTACATCTGAAAATTCTTAATTGGCTAGTTGTAAATAGCCCCGGACTATGGAACAAAGGATTATACCGGACTTACCTACACCGAGGTATTGACGGTGATTCTCAAATATCGCAGAACAGAATGTGATATGATGAGATAGAATGCAATAGAAAAAAGAGCACAGGGAAAGGCTACTCTTAACGGTCAAAGCGAACCCTTTCATTCCGAATTAAAGAATTCGGAATGAATCAAATCTCCCCAAGTAGGATTCGAACCTACGACCAGTCAGTTAACAGCCGACCGCTCTACCACTGAGCTACTGAGGAACAACGGGAGATTAGATCTCATAGAGTTCAATTCCCGTTTTCAACCCACGACCAATATGAGCTCGAAGTTTCCTTCGTAACTCCCGGAACTTCTTCGTAGTGTCTTCGTTCCATGCCTCATTTCATAGGGAACCTCAAAGTGGCTCTATTTCATTATATTCCATCCATATCCCAATTCCATTCATTTAATATCCCCTTTCTTTGGTGTCATTGACATAAGAGATGTCGTTTCTAGTCTATCTGTTTCTATTTCTATTTCTATATATATGGAAAGTTTCAAAATCATCATATAATAATCCAGAAAT is a genomic window of Populus trichocarpa chloroplast, complete genome containing:
- a CDS encoding hypothetical protein (similar to orf70b in Nicotiana tabacum) — encoded protein: MKFINEVVNGGVTIILFVVMNLVCVPKKRNLSIFRGLKGAWKHIRTLEWKWKRDVTPVPSEMVRSLAQEEGVDPYHLDLVLISLFF
- the rps12 gene encoding ribosomal protein S12; this encodes MPTIKQLIRNTRQPIRNVTKSPALGGCPQRRGTCTRVYTITPKKPNSALRKVARVRLTSGFEITAYIPGIGHNSQEHSVVLVRGGRVKDLPGVRYHIVRGTLDAVGVKDRQQGRSQYGVKKPK
- a CDS encoding hypothetical protein (similar to orf72 of Spinacia oleracea); amino-acid sequence: MGAGLKKDLRVSKVGPGGSLNAFFFLLIGVISKRLAMVRKKGGTSTLGERSTPESCMLRSGRMNRSRKGIY